The following coding sequences are from one Candidatus Zixiibacteriota bacterium window:
- a CDS encoding sulfide/dihydroorotate dehydrogenase-like FAD/NAD-binding protein, translating to MPKIVDNVELGPMIWKMRVAVPRLVAKAKAGQFVILRVNNEGERVPMSIAGLDQANGLLTIVYQVVGKTSALMTTVAPGHELSDCVGPLGIPTHVDTWGTACVVGGGIGIAPVYPIAQAFKKAGNKVVTIIGARTRDLLFYEEEHKAVADEFYPCTDDGSYGHHGFVSDVLKQLLDRGAPIKHIMAIGPVPMMRVVSKLTAPYGVSTWVSLNPLMIDGTGMCGGCRVKIGEETKFACVDGPDFDGHLVDFDLLTSRLTAYREQERRAMKRLLDDPNCRLTKSVQAFAYPDEK from the coding sequence ATGCCTAAGATTGTCGACAATGTTGAACTCGGCCCGATGATCTGGAAAATGCGCGTGGCTGTCCCGCGCCTCGTCGCGAAAGCCAAAGCCGGCCAATTCGTCATCCTGCGCGTCAACAACGAGGGGGAGCGCGTGCCGATGTCGATCGCCGGCCTCGACCAAGCCAACGGACTCCTCACCATCGTCTACCAGGTCGTGGGGAAGACCTCGGCGTTGATGACGACCGTTGCGCCGGGCCACGAGCTGTCCGATTGCGTCGGGCCGCTCGGCATCCCCACCCACGTCGATACCTGGGGCACCGCCTGCGTCGTCGGGGGCGGCATCGGCATCGCGCCGGTCTACCCGATCGCCCAGGCCTTCAAAAAAGCCGGCAACAAAGTGGTCACGATCATCGGCGCCCGCACCAGGGACCTGCTTTTTTACGAAGAGGAGCACAAGGCCGTGGCCGATGAGTTCTACCCGTGCACGGACGACGGATCCTATGGCCACCATGGTTTTGTCTCCGACGTTCTCAAGCAGCTTCTCGACCGCGGCGCCCCGATCAAGCACATCATGGCGATCGGCCCGGTGCCGATGATGCGCGTCGTGTCAAAGCTGACGGCGCCCTACGGCGTCTCGACCTGGGTGTCGCTGAACCCGCTGATGATCGACGGCACGGGCATGTGCGGCGGGTGCCGCGTGAAAATCGGCGAGGAAACCAAGTTTGCCTGCGTCGATGGTCCGGATTTCGACGGCCACCTGGTCGATTTCGACCTGCTCACCTCCCGCCTGACGGCCTACCGCGAGCAGGAGCGGCGGGCGATGAAACGGCTGCTCGACGACCCGAACTGCCGCCTGACCAAGTCCGTCCAGGCCTTCGCCTACCCGGATGAGAAGTGA
- a CDS encoding aspartate aminotransferase family protein, with amino-acid sequence MADVRTTHRGPVGYSTYSDQMIYDFESSYGAHHYSRQHLVVRKAEGIWLHDEKGDRYLDCLAAYSAVNQGHHHPRIVQAVVEALQSGYGSVISNVVYTDPLGVFLKKLATLVPQMGPRFGDNGNKVLPKNGGVESVETAVKLARYYGYKEKGIPDGQQEIVVFNNNFHGRMITTVSFSSNAYYKQGFGPLTPGFRTVDFGSLDKVEKAITKNTCGILVEPMQGEGGMYQAPAGFLKGLRELSDRHNLILLFDEIQVGLGRTGKMFAFEHEGVVPDGIILGKALSGGLVPLSCFVTNAKLMDIVFQPGRDGSTYGGYPLACVAGNAALDVIVEERLPENADQVGAYLAEQIRAIGARSPHVKEVRARGLFIGIEVKNGDAMKYCREMLGARLMANDSHGHTIRISPPLIITKKDADFIAAGLERVLV; translated from the coding sequence ATGGCTGATGTAAGAACGACTCACCGCGGACCGGTTGGGTACTCGACGTACTCTGACCAGATGATCTACGATTTCGAGAGCAGTTACGGTGCACACCATTACAGTCGTCAGCATCTGGTGGTCCGGAAGGCCGAGGGGATCTGGTTGCACGATGAGAAGGGCGACCGGTACCTCGATTGCCTGGCGGCCTACTCGGCCGTGAACCAGGGCCACCACCATCCGCGTATTGTTCAGGCGGTCGTTGAGGCGCTCCAGAGCGGTTACGGCTCGGTCATTTCCAACGTCGTCTATACCGATCCCCTGGGCGTGTTCCTCAAGAAGCTGGCGACGCTGGTGCCGCAGATGGGCCCGCGTTTCGGCGACAACGGCAACAAGGTGCTGCCGAAAAACGGCGGGGTCGAATCGGTGGAGACGGCCGTCAAGCTGGCCCGGTACTACGGCTACAAGGAGAAGGGGATTCCGGACGGGCAGCAGGAGATCGTGGTCTTCAACAACAATTTCCACGGCCGCATGATCACCACGGTGTCCTTCTCCAGCAACGCCTACTACAAACAGGGATTCGGCCCGCTCACGCCGGGGTTCCGGACGGTTGATTTCGGCAGCCTCGACAAGGTGGAGAAAGCCATTACCAAGAACACCTGCGGGATCCTCGTCGAGCCGATGCAGGGGGAGGGCGGGATGTACCAGGCGCCGGCCGGGTTCCTCAAAGGGCTGCGCGAGCTCTCCGACCGCCACAACCTCATCCTCCTGTTCGACGAGATCCAGGTGGGACTCGGGCGGACCGGCAAGATGTTTGCGTTCGAGCACGAAGGGGTGGTTCCGGACGGCATCATCCTGGGCAAGGCGCTCTCGGGCGGGCTGGTGCCCCTGTCGTGTTTCGTCACCAACGCGAAACTCATGGACATCGTTTTCCAGCCGGGCCGGGACGGGTCGACCTACGGCGGCTACCCGCTCGCGTGCGTGGCCGGGAATGCGGCGCTCGACGTGATTGTCGAGGAGCGGCTGCCGGAGAACGCCGATCAGGTCGGCGCTTACCTCGCCGAGCAGATCCGGGCGATCGGGGCGCGCTCGCCGCACGTGAAAGAGGTGCGGGCCCGCGGGCTGTTTATCGGCATCGAGGTCAAGAACGGCGACGCCATGAAGTACTGCCGGGAGATGCTCGGAGCGCGCCTGATGGCCAACGACAGCCACGGGCACACGATCCGGATCTCGCCGCCGCTCATCATCACGAAGAAGGACGCCGACTTTATCGCGGCCGGTTTGGAGCGCGTGCTCGTGTAG
- a CDS encoding cysteine hydrolase, translating to MESNPRTGSLSEKTAAWLKHIEQVNRHPMTLNRGSSALLVVDMQNFFLDPNSAAFTCGGPPIIPNVILLIAAFRAQNRPVIYTKHVHHPSGHDAGIMAWWWKGMCLEGTPESEIHPDLAPAAGEKVIAKHRYSAFYGTDLEIVLRGLRITDLVITGVMTNLCCESTARDAYFRDYRVFFPADAAGSVSEELHLAALMGLAFGFAHVTRTADLLRDLTESRPARTEP from the coding sequence ATGGAAAGCAACCCCCGTACCGGCTCCCTGTCGGAAAAGACCGCGGCCTGGCTGAAACACATCGAACAGGTGAATCGCCACCCCATGACCCTGAATCGGGGATCCTCCGCCCTCCTCGTGGTCGACATGCAGAACTTCTTCCTCGACCCGAACTCCGCCGCCTTCACCTGCGGCGGTCCGCCGATCATTCCCAATGTAATTCTGCTGATCGCTGCCTTCCGGGCGCAGAACCGTCCCGTCATCTACACAAAGCACGTTCACCACCCGTCCGGTCACGACGCCGGCATCATGGCCTGGTGGTGGAAAGGAATGTGCCTCGAGGGAACCCCGGAGAGCGAAATTCACCCCGACCTCGCCCCGGCGGCGGGGGAGAAGGTCATTGCGAAACACCGCTACTCGGCTTTCTACGGCACCGACCTCGAGATCGTCCTGCGCGGCCTGCGCATCACCGACCTTGTCATCACCGGCGTGATGACCAACCTCTGCTGCGAATCCACCGCCCGCGACGCCTACTTCCGCGACTACCGCGTGTTCTTTCCGGCCGATGCCGCCGGGTCGGTCAGCGAGGAACTGCATCTGGCCGCCCTCATGGGCCTGGCGTTCGGGTTCGCGCACGTAACGCGGACCGCCGACCTCCTCCGGGATCTCACTGAATCCCGCCCCGCCCGGACTGAGCCTTGA
- a CDS encoding DMT family transporter yields MRRHSQERTGRALAILAFGALCISFAAVFVTLLGAGRLGPGAIAFWRTFFGAGILFVWAALAGHRLGLPWALKRWTILAGVLFAGDLFVWHRSVLLVGVGMSTIFANTQVFGTAVLSYFIFRERLTLGFFAAAAGAILGLILLIGVGSDIAFTAPYLRGVLLGLLTAVFYAHYIVTIKIAGQREGPPPSFITLMAWVSSAAAFFLLIASLLYERHEFFPPDWTSVGILVLLALVAQALGWWAISQALPRLDAHRSGLALLLQPVLAAVWGALFFAERLTPLQTLGAAITLLGIYLGTVRRPAGQQSRTTPAGT; encoded by the coding sequence ATGCGCAGACATTCGCAAGAGAGAACCGGGCGGGCGCTGGCGATTCTGGCGTTCGGGGCGCTGTGTATCAGTTTCGCCGCGGTTTTTGTCACATTGCTCGGGGCTGGCCGGCTGGGGCCGGGCGCCATCGCTTTCTGGCGAACCTTCTTCGGCGCCGGCATCCTCTTTGTCTGGGCGGCTCTCGCCGGCCACCGCCTCGGCCTGCCCTGGGCGCTGAAACGCTGGACTATCCTCGCCGGCGTCCTCTTCGCCGGCGACCTCTTCGTCTGGCACCGCTCCGTTCTCCTGGTCGGCGTCGGCATGTCGACCATTTTCGCCAACACGCAGGTGTTCGGCACCGCCGTCCTGAGCTACTTCATCTTCAGGGAGCGGCTCACGCTCGGATTCTTCGCCGCCGCGGCCGGTGCGATTCTCGGCCTGATCCTGCTGATCGGGGTCGGGAGCGACATCGCCTTCACCGCCCCCTACCTCCGCGGAGTGCTGCTCGGCCTGCTCACGGCCGTGTTCTATGCCCACTACATCGTCACGATCAAGATTGCCGGGCAGCGGGAGGGACCGCCGCCGAGTTTCATCACGCTCATGGCCTGGGTGTCGTCCGCCGCGGCGTTCTTCCTGCTGATCGCCTCGTTGCTGTATGAGCGGCACGAATTCTTCCCGCCCGACTGGACGAGCGTGGGCATCCTCGTCCTGCTCGCCCTCGTCGCGCAGGCGCTCGGCTGGTGGGCGATCTCGCAGGCGCTCCCGCGTCTCGATGCCCACCGGAGCGGCCTCGCCCTGCTGCTGCAGCCGGTGCTGGCCGCCGTCTGGGGGGCGCTCTTTTTCGCTGAACGCCTGACCCCGCTGCAGACGCTCGGAGCAGCCATAACCCTGCTCGGAATCTACCTCGGAACCGTCCGCCGCCCCGCCGGGCAGCAATCCCGCACCACCCCGGCGGGCACGTGA
- a CDS encoding DUF4350 domain-containing protein: MRSYCPMVLSLLMLAAPAAPAQQVPDSAFRPPIENPAFPAPNGPVVLIDEGHHNFHTAGGRYYTFAELLRRDGYRVLPSGCRFTGDSLARGEILVVSNALHERNAQEWSLPTPSAFTPDEIAAVAAWVQGGGALLLIADHMPFPGAAAELAAAFGFHLHNGFAVDTASPTGGTYVFRRADGTLRDHAITRGRNDRERIDSVASFTGEAFRADSAAGLMVFGDGVVSLAPDTAWQFDANTAAVAVSGWCQGAVKVIGAGRVAVFGEAAMFSAQLAGPNRTPAGMNSPAAPQNARFLLNVLHWLSGEL, translated from the coding sequence GTGCGATCGTATTGCCCGATGGTTCTGTCGCTGTTAATGCTGGCGGCGCCGGCCGCCCCGGCCCAGCAGGTGCCGGACTCGGCTTTCCGGCCGCCGATCGAAAACCCGGCCTTCCCCGCCCCGAACGGCCCGGTGGTGCTGATCGACGAGGGGCATCACAACTTCCACACCGCCGGCGGCCGCTACTACACGTTCGCAGAGCTGCTGCGCCGCGACGGGTACCGCGTGCTCCCCTCGGGTTGCCGGTTCACGGGGGATTCGCTCGCGCGGGGGGAGATCCTGGTGGTCTCCAACGCGCTCCATGAGCGCAACGCGCAGGAGTGGTCGCTGCCGACGCCCTCGGCGTTCACGCCCGACGAAATCGCCGCGGTCGCGGCCTGGGTGCAGGGGGGCGGCGCGCTCTTGTTGATCGCCGATCACATGCCGTTTCCCGGGGCGGCGGCCGAACTCGCCGCGGCCTTCGGCTTCCATTTGCACAACGGTTTCGCCGTCGACACGGCCTCGCCGACCGGCGGCACGTATGTCTTCCGCCGGGCGGACGGCACGCTGCGCGACCACGCGATCACGCGCGGGCGCAACGATAGGGAACGGATCGACTCGGTCGCGTCGTTTACGGGCGAGGCTTTTCGTGCGGATAGCGCGGCCGGGCTGATGGTGTTCGGCGATGGAGTGGTGTCGCTTGCGCCCGATACTGCCTGGCAATTCGACGCCAACACAGCCGCGGTCGCGGTGAGCGGGTGGTGTCAGGGAGCGGTGAAAGTGATCGGCGCGGGGCGGGTGGCCGTGTTCGGGGAGGCGGCGATGTTCTCGGCGCAACTGGCGGGTCCGAACCGGACGCCGGCCGGGATGAACAGCCCGGCGGCGCCGCAGAATGCCCGGTTTCTACTGAACGTCCTGCACTGGCTGAGCGGGGAGCTGTGA